A single window of Malus sylvestris chromosome 5, drMalSylv7.2, whole genome shotgun sequence DNA harbors:
- the LOC126624126 gene encoding putative polyol transporter 1, producing the protein MAGRRAEDNALSQQPGSRGLSEFDSPKKPKRNKYAFACAILASMTSILLGYDIGVMSGAAIYIKEDLKISDVEIEILLGIINVYSLIGSAAAGRTSDRIGRRYTIVLAGAIFFTGALLMGFATNYVFLMVGRFVAGIGIGYALMIAPVYTAEVSPASSRGFLTSFPEVFVNIGILLGYVSNYAFSKLPTHLGWRLMLGIGAVPSVILGVGVLAMPESPRWLVMQGRLGDATRVLNKTSDSKEESLLRLGDIKEAAGIPEYCTDDVVQVVKRSQGQDVWKELFLRPTPAVRHILICAVGIHFFQQASGIDAVVLYSPRIFEEAGITNSDHKLLCTVAVGLAKTIFILVAMFLIDRIGRRPLLLTSVAGMVLSLGSLAVGLTIIDRHQGAKMTWTTALCLTMVLAYAAFFSIGLGPITWVYSSEIFPLRLRAQGCSIGVAMNRVVSGVLSMTFISLYKAITMGGAFFFYAGIATVAWVFFYTMLPETQGRTLEDMEVLFGKFHKWKEANALLETKTQVDHGGDGNNRSGMIQLETKGPSL; encoded by the exons ATGGCCGGGCGGAGAGCTGAAGATAATGCCCTCAGCCAACAACCCGGGAGCAGAGGCCTCTCCGAATTTGACTCCCCAAAGAAACCCAAAAGAAACAAGTATGCCTTTGCTTGTGCCATTTTGGCTtccatgacttcaatcttgttAGGTTATG ACATTGGTGTGATGAGTGGAGCTGCAATCTACATAAAAGAGGACCTTAAAATTTCCGACGTCGAAATTGAGATCCTACTCGGTATTATAAACGTCTATTCCCTCATCGGCTCTGCCGCTGCTGGAAGAACATCCGACAGGATTGGTCGCCGGTACACCATAGTCCTCGCTGGGGCCATTTTCTTCACGGGAGCTCTTCTTATGGGATTCGCCACAAACTATGTCTTTCTAATGGTAGGCCGGTTTGTGGCTGGGATAGGCATCGGGTATGCCCTCATGATCGCTCCTGTCTATACCGCCGAGGTCTCGCCAGCGTCATCTCGTGGGTTCCTCACATCTTTCCCAGAG GTCTTTGTCAATATAGGGATACTGTTGGGCTACGTGTCCAACTATGCGTTCTCGAAGCTTCCAACTCACTTAGGGTGGCGGCTCATGCTCGGCATCGGCGCAGTCCCCTCCGTTATTCTCGGCGTCGGCGTCTTAGCCATGCCGGAGTCGCCGCGCTGGCTCGTCATGCAAGGACGGCTCGGGGACGCGACACGTGTTCTCAACAAAACCTCAGACTCCAAAGAGGAGTCCCTGCTTCGGTTAGGAGACATCAAGGAAGCTGCAGGAATCCCCGAGTACTGCACCGACGACGTCGTTCAGGTCGTCAAACGCAGCCAAGGCCAAGATGTCTGGAAAGAGTTGTTCCTCCGTCCAACGCCGGCGGTTCGTCACATTTTAATCTGCGCCGTCGGTATCCACTTCTTTCAGCAGGCCTCGGGTATCGACGCCGTCGTTCTGTACAGCCCAAGAATCTTTGAGGAGGCTGGGATAACCAACTCCGACCACAAGCTACTCTGCACTGTAGCCGTTGGATTGGCCAAGACCATTTTTATCCTGGTCGCCATGTTTTTGATTGATCGGATCGGACGGCGTCCGCTGCTTCTAACCAGTGTGGCCGGGATGGTATTGTCCCTCGGATCTCTCGCTGTGGGCCTTACGATCATCGATCGGCACCAGGGGGCTAAGATGACGTGGACTACCGCATTGTGCTTGACCATGGTATTAGCGTACGCTGCGTTCTTTTCTATCGGGTTGGGGCCCATCACGTGGGTTTATAGCTCTGAGATCTTTCCGTTGAGGCTACGCGCTCAAGGATGCAGTATCGGAGTGGCGATGAATAGGGTTGTGAGTGGGGTTCTCTCAATGACGTTTATTTCATTGTATAAGGCCATCACGATGGGCGGAGCCTTCTTTTTTTACGCGGGAATTGCTACTGTTGCATGGGTGTTCTTCTATACGATGCTTCCGGAAACACAAGGTAGAACCCTAGAAGATATGGAGGTCTTGTTTGGCAAGTTTCATAAGTGGAAAGAAGCCAATGCACTGCTCGAAACCAAAACCCAAGTCGATCATGGTGGTGATGGCAATAATAGGAGTGGTATGATCCAATTAGAAACAAAAGGTCCTTCTCTTTAG